One window of the Brevibacterium limosum genome contains the following:
- the argC gene encoding N-acetyl-gamma-glutamyl-phosphate reductase: MNDLTVAVSGATGYAGGEVLRLLSTHPHLNVTTVCGHSTAGEKLGRHQPHLPRFSDLVVQESTAEVLAGHDVVILALPHGQSGQIAAELEQTSPDTLIVDLAADHRLISAAAWEKFYGSAHQGTWAYGLPELLTADGTKQREVLKSTKRIAVPGCNVTAVSLGLAPLLQAGLAAPAGLNAVLANGVSGAGKALKPHLTAAEILGNASPYGTGGTHRHVPEIEQNLNGVLGADAADGPTRISFAPTLVPMARGILATITADAGEAAPRTAEGLLDAVALKDQLAAAFAQAYADEPFVRVLPEGLWPQTAATTGSNVAQIQFTVDERAQKILVVVALDNLVRGTAGQALQSIHLALGLDETTALPLEGVAP; the protein is encoded by the coding sequence ATGAACGATCTTACGGTTGCCGTCTCCGGTGCCACCGGATACGCCGGGGGAGAGGTCCTCCGGCTGCTGAGCACTCACCCCCACTTGAACGTCACCACGGTGTGCGGACATTCCACCGCGGGCGAGAAGCTCGGCCGACATCAACCCCATCTTCCACGATTCTCTGACCTCGTGGTCCAGGAGTCCACCGCCGAGGTGCTCGCCGGCCACGACGTCGTCATCCTCGCGCTCCCGCACGGTCAGTCCGGACAGATCGCCGCCGAACTCGAACAGACGAGCCCCGACACCCTCATCGTCGACCTCGCCGCCGACCACCGCCTCATCAGCGCTGCCGCCTGGGAGAAGTTCTACGGATCCGCACACCAGGGCACTTGGGCCTACGGCCTGCCTGAACTGCTGACCGCCGACGGCACCAAACAGCGAGAGGTGCTCAAGTCAACGAAGCGCATCGCAGTGCCCGGGTGCAACGTCACCGCTGTGAGCCTCGGGCTGGCACCGCTCCTCCAAGCAGGTCTCGCCGCACCCGCCGGACTCAACGCGGTCCTCGCGAACGGAGTCTCCGGGGCAGGCAAGGCACTGAAGCCGCACCTCACCGCCGCCGAGATCCTCGGCAACGCCTCGCCGTACGGCACGGGAGGCACCCACCGGCACGTGCCCGAGATCGAGCAGAACCTCAATGGAGTCCTCGGCGCCGACGCCGCTGACGGCCCCACCCGGATCTCTTTCGCCCCAACACTCGTGCCGATGGCTCGCGGGATTCTCGCGACCATCACCGCCGACGCCGGTGAAGCCGCACCGCGCACTGCCGAAGGCCTTCTGGACGCCGTGGCGCTCAAGGACCAGCTGGCCGCCGCGTTCGCCCAGGCCTACGCCGACGAGCCCTTCGTTCGCGTCCTGCCCGAAGGCCTCTGGCCGCAAACCGCGGCGACCACCGGGTCGAACGTCGCGCAGATCCAGTTCACCGTCGACGAACGAGCCCAAAAGATCCTCGTCGTCGTGGCACTCGACAATCTTGTGCGCGGCACGGCCGGACAAGCCCTCCAATCCATCCACCTGGCCCTCGGTCTCGACGAGACCACCGCCCTTCCCCTCGAAGGAGTCGCCCCATGA
- the argJ gene encoding bifunctional glutamate N-acetyltransferase/amino-acid acetyltransferase ArgJ: MSVTAPLGFTAAGLTAGLKPSGTKDLSLVINNGPDTAVAAVYTSNRCKANPVLWSQKASANGQARAVVLNSGGANCYTGDFGYETTTLTAQTTAEVLTDAGTDTVPEDVLVCSTGLIGVGGQDFRDAIVNNLAPLVAAADTSVEAGQSAAEAIMTTDTVAKTASRTGSSGYTIGGMAKGAGMLAPGLATMLVVITTDAKLDQITLDQALRASTNRSFDRLDTDGCMSTNDTVILMSSGAHDAAVDTDEFTTLLRELCLDLMHQLHVDAEGAHHDIAITTKGAASEADAVEVSRSVARSALFKAAIFGEDPNWGRVVAQVGTTSADFDPTQIDVIINGVQVCTASGPDEDPANVTFDRTVDVSIDLHAGDDTATVWTSDLTHDYVEENSAYSS; this comes from the coding sequence ATGAGCGTCACCGCCCCACTCGGCTTCACCGCCGCCGGACTCACCGCCGGACTCAAACCCTCCGGCACCAAAGACCTCTCCCTGGTCATCAACAACGGACCCGACACCGCCGTCGCCGCCGTCTACACGTCCAACCGCTGCAAGGCCAACCCCGTCCTGTGGTCCCAGAAGGCCTCGGCCAATGGGCAGGCCCGCGCCGTCGTCCTCAACTCCGGGGGAGCGAACTGCTACACCGGCGACTTCGGATACGAGACCACGACACTCACCGCGCAGACCACCGCGGAAGTTCTCACCGACGCCGGCACCGACACGGTGCCTGAGGACGTGCTCGTCTGCTCGACCGGACTCATCGGCGTCGGCGGACAGGACTTCCGCGACGCAATTGTGAACAACCTCGCCCCGCTCGTCGCCGCGGCCGATACGAGCGTCGAAGCCGGACAGTCCGCTGCCGAGGCGATCATGACCACCGACACCGTCGCGAAGACCGCCAGCCGCACCGGCTCCAGCGGATACACCATTGGCGGCATGGCCAAGGGCGCGGGCATGCTCGCACCCGGACTGGCCACGATGCTCGTCGTCATCACCACCGACGCCAAACTCGACCAGATCACGCTTGACCAGGCTCTGCGTGCCTCGACGAACCGGTCCTTCGACCGCCTCGACACCGACGGCTGCATGTCGACGAACGACACTGTCATCCTCATGTCCTCCGGTGCCCACGACGCCGCCGTCGACACCGACGAGTTCACCACCTTGCTGCGCGAACTCTGCCTCGACCTCATGCACCAACTCCACGTCGACGCCGAAGGCGCCCACCACGACATCGCCATCACCACCAAGGGTGCTGCCAGCGAAGCAGATGCCGTCGAAGTCTCTCGTTCCGTGGCACGGTCGGCCCTGTTCAAGGCCGCGATCTTCGGGGAGGACCCGAACTGGGGCCGCGTCGTCGCTCAGGTGGGAACCACCTCGGCGGATTTCGATCCCACCCAGATCGACGTGATCATCAACGGCGTCCAGGTGTGCACGGCCTCCGGTCCCGACGAAGACCCCGCGAACGTGACGTTCGACCGCACAGTTGATGTGTCAATCGACCTCCACGCCGGAGACGACACCGCCACCGTGTGGACCTCGGACCTCACCCACGACTACGTCGAAGAGAACAGCGCCTACTCCTCATGA